The following are encoded in a window of Carya illinoinensis cultivar Pawnee chromosome 15, C.illinoinensisPawnee_v1, whole genome shotgun sequence genomic DNA:
- the LOC122297781 gene encoding probable hexosyltransferase MUCI70 → MFSNNSISISVSDEDSDDLGRMRVRVRRKRKKPIHRFKNELARRVLRLLLKYWTILIFLPAAGLLVFEASRIGRKPGLVVNSELGTVKKPSSAKKSEGNLNRLDPTTRVVGGVRERCLKLLPPEELEHLDVPVGEESTSPVNKVLYISENDTPSLVGNTALSQHRTEATRFNLFTGNQTLDQRDKSFKASETPMVHCGFYSDNGGFKISNEDKYYMQSCRAVVSTCAFGGGDDLYQPIGMSEASFRKVCYVAFWDEITLSAQESVENRIGENGFIGKWRIVVVRELPFADQRLNGKIPKMLGHRLFPHAKYSIWVDSKSQFRRDPLGVLEALLWRSNSVLAISEHGARSSVYDEAKAVVKKNKATPEEVEVQLTQYRHDGFPEDKRFNGKKALAEASVIVREHTPLTNLFMCLWFNEVVRFTSRDQLSFPYVLWRLKVLKNINMFPVCTRKDLVNSMGHIRKAKPLIH, encoded by the exons ATGTTCAGCAACAACAGCATATCAATCTCGGTATCCGACGAAGACTCCGATGATCTCGGCCGGATGCGCGTCCGAGTCCGTCGGAAGCGCAAGAAACCCATCCACCGGTTCAAGAACGAGTTGGCTCGGCGAGTACTTCGGTTGCTCTTGAAATACTGGACAATCCTGATCTTTCTTCCAGCCGCCGGATTGCTTGTATTCGAGGCCTCGAGGATTGGCAGGAAACCGGGTCTGGTGGTGAACTCGGAACTTGGTACGGTGAAGAAACCGAGCTCGGCGAAAAAATCGGAGGGGAATTTGAATCGGCTTGATCCCACGACTCGGGTCGTTGGCGGCGTTAGAGAAC GCTGCTTGAAGCTACTTCCTCCTGAAGAACTTGAGCATCTGGATGTTCCTGTGGGTGAAGAATCCACCAGTCCTGTGAATAAAGTGTTGTACATATCAGAGAATGATACACCATCTTTAGTAGGGAACACTGCCCTGTCTCAACATCGCACAGAAGCCACAAGATTTAATTTGTTTACTGGAAACCAAACTCTTGACCAAAGAGACAAAAGTTTCAAG GCGAGTGAAACTCCTATGGTACATTGTGGTTTTTACAGTGACAATGGAGGCTTCAAAATTTCTAATGAAGACAAATATTACATGCAAAGTTGCAGAGCGGTGGTGTCTACTTGTGCATTTGGTGGTGGAGATGATCTTTATCAACCTATTGGAATGTCAGAGGCATCATTTAGAAAG GTTTGCTATGTTGCTTTCTGGGATGAAATTACTCTGAGTGCGCAGGAATCAGTGGAAAATAGAATTGGTGAGAATGGCTTTATTGGGAAATGGCGCATTGTGGTTGTCAGGGAACTTCCTTTTGCAGACCAAAGGTTAAATGGTAAAATCCCAAAG ATGTTGGGTCATCGTCTTTTTCCTCATGCAAAATACTCTATCTGGGTAGATTCAAAGTCTCAATTCAGGAGGGACCCTTTAGGTGTGCTGGAAGCACTTCTTTGGCGTTCAAATTCGGTACTTGCAATTTCAGAACATGGAGCTCGCAGCAGCGTATATGATGAAGCTAAGGCTGTTGTCAAGAAAAACAAAGCCACCCCAGAAGAAGTAGAGGTGCAATTGACTCAATACCGCCATGATGGCTTCCCCGAGGACAAGAGATTTAATGGAAAGAAAG CTCTAGCCGAGGCTTCTGTCATTGTGAGAGAGCATACGCCATTGACGAATCTGTTTATGTGCCTATGGTTCAACGAGGTTGTCCGTTTCACTTCTCGGGATCAGCTAAGCTTCCCATATGTTCTATGGCGGTTGAAAGTGCTCAAGAACATCAATATGTTCCCTGTCTGCACTCGCAAAGACCTTGTCAATAGCATGGGCCACATTCGCAAAGCTAAACCCTTGATTCATTAG